The Streptomyces sp. NBC_00435 nucleotide sequence GCCGGGGCCCGCTGGACCGACATCGGCGCCGGCCTGCCCTCGGACTTCGGCTTCGCGGTGGCCGCCCACCCGCACCGGCCGGACACCGCCTACGTCTTCCCGCTCAACGCCGACTCCGACCGGGTCCCGGCGGAGCACCGCTGCCGGGTCTTCCGGACCGCGGACGCGGGTGCGAGCTGGGAGCCCCTCACGAAGGGACTCCCGGCCGGGGACCACTACGGCACCGTGCTGCGGGACGCGCTGTGCACGGACGACGCGGACCCGGCCGGGATCTACTTCGGCAACCGCAACGGCGAGCTGTACGCCAGCCACGACGACGGCGACAGCTGGCAGTTGCTGGCCGAACACCTGCCGGACGTGCTGTGCGTGCGGGCCGCGGCACTGGACTGACCCCGGCCGTACCCCGGACGCCGGCCCACCCCCCGGGGATCCCGCCAGGCCTCAGCCGGTGAGGCGCCCGGCCTGCTGCACGGCCAGTGCCAGCTGACGTACGGCGGGGTCCTCGGTGCGCCCGGCCAGCCGCTCCGCGTGCCCGGCCAAGCCGGCCAGCGGGACCGCCCCCGGCAACCGTTCCCAGTCGCCTTCGCGTTCGCGCAGCGCGGAGGCGAAGTAGGCGGCCACCGCGGTGAGCTGGAGGCGTGGGGGCGCCCCGGTCCACAGGTCGCCCCACAGTGCCGCCGCCTCCATCCGGCCGGACTCCTCGTGCGGCGCCCGGGTGCCCGGGTCCAGCCAGCGCACCGTCGCGGTGGCCAGGTGCCCCGCGGCGCCGGGACGCAGGCGCACCGCGTACAGGGCCGTCACGGTGTGTCCGGCCCCGACCTCGCCGCCGTCCACGGTGTCGTCCCGGAACTCGTCGTCGGCGACGCGGCGGTCGTCGTAGCCGATCAGCCGGAACCGCTCGACGTTCTGCGGGTCGAAGGAGACCTGCGCCTTGGCGTCACGGGCCCGCAGCCGCACCTGCGCCGGGAGGTCCTCGCAGAAGACCTTGCGGGCGCCCTCCGTGTCGGAGACGTACGTGGTGTGCCCGTCGCCCTTGTCCGCGAGCCGCTCCATGAAGGCGTCGTTGTACTCGCTGCCCACACCCACGCCGAACAGGGTGATCCCGTGCTCGGTCCGGGCGTCGGCGATGCGCTTGAGGATGGCGTCGGCGGAGGTGGCGCCGGTGTTGGCGAGGGCGTCGGAGAGCAGCACGACCCGGTTGGTGGCGCCGGGCCGCAGGGACTTGACCGCGACCTCGTACCCGCGGGTGACCCCGGCCTCCACATTGGTGGAATCGGCGGTGGCCAGCGCGCCCACGACCCGGTGGATCTGGTCGCGGTGGCCTTCGACCCGGGTCATCGGCAGGCGGGTCTGGGCCTTGCCGCTGAAGGTGACGACGGCGACCGAGTCGTCCTCGCGCAGTTGGTCGGTCATCAGGTTCATGGAGGTGCGGACGAGGTCCAGCCGGCCGGGCTCGGCCATGGACCCGGAGACGTCCACGACGAAGGTGAGCGCGGCCGGCGGCCGGGCCTCCTCGCCCTCGGAACCTCCCTGGTTCGCGGTGCGGGTGGCGAGGCCGACGCGGACCAGTGCCCAGTTCGCGTCGGTGGTGCGGGCTCCGTCCACGGTGACGGAGAATCCGTCGCCGTCGGGCTCCCGGTAGTCCTGCCGGAAGCTGTTGACGAACTCCTCCGGGCGCACGGTGGCCGGGTCGGGCAGCTTGCCGTCGGCGAGGGTGCGCCGGGCGTACCCGTAGCTCGCGGTGTCCACGTCGAGCGCGAAGGTGGAGAGGTAGTCGGCGGGTGGGGCGCTCGCGCGCCGGCCGTCGCTCTCACCCTGGAGGCCTTCCCCGCCGGGGAAGGTGGCGGCGGGCCGGGGCCTGGAATCAGTGCCCTTCGTTCCCCGCTCGGCGGCCCGGTTCGAGCCACCGCTTCCGCAGCCGGTCAGCAGGACGCCGCCGGCGAGGAGCGCGGCGGTCAGCCTGGCGTACGTTCTTCGCCGGGCCGGGCGGGCCCGGCGGGCGGTGCCGGCTGCGCGCGGCGCGGCGGGCGTGCGTTCCTCATGGGACTTCATACCGTCTCCCTCGAACGTCATCGGTGTTGAATGTGACGTGGGGAAGCGGCAGTTGGAGCACTCGAAGCCGTTGCGAACGGATCTCGAACCGACAACGGCCGGGCGGGCGTGCGCCGGTCGTCACGCGTGCGCGGGCGGCGGTACCGGACGGCCCGACTGGGCCAGTAGAGTGATCGACCGTGGCAGCACGACCGTTGAACGAGATCGTCGAGCCGGGCTGGGCCCGCGCTCTGGAACCGGTGGCGACGCAGATCGCCGCGATGGGCGCCTTCCTGCGCGCGGAGATCGCGGCGGGAAGGACGTACGTCCCCGCGGGGGCGAACGTGCTGCGCGCGTTCCAGCAACCCTTCGACGAGGTGAAGGTGCTGATCGTCGGGCAGGATCCGTACCCCACGCCGGGGCACGCGATCGGCCTCTCCTTCTCCGTGGCGCCCGAGGTCAGCCCGTGGCCCCCGAGCCTCGACAACATCTTCCGGGAACTGCACGCCGATCTCGGGACGGGACGGCCCCTCAACGGGGACCTGACTCCCTGGACCCGGCAGGGCGTCCTGCTGCTCAACCGCTCGCTCACCACCGCCCCACGCAAGCCCAACGCCCACCGCGGCAAGGGCTGGGAGGCGGTGACCGAGCAGGCCATCCGCGCGCTCGCGGCGCGCGGGAAGCCCCTGGTGTCGGTGCTGTGGGGGCGCGAGGCCCGCAATCTGCGGCCGTTGCTGGGCGAGCTGCCGGCCGTGGAGTCGGTGCACCCCTCCCCCATGTCCGCGGACAACGGGTTCTTCGGCTCCAGGCCGTTCAGCAGGACCAATGATCTGCTGGTCCGCCAGGGAGCGCGGCCCGTGGACTGGCGACTGCCCGCCGCCGGTTGACCGGGCGGGTGGCCGGACCGGATGCCGGACGGGTGACCGCGCAGATCGCGTGCGTGACCGAACGGTTGAAGCGTATACGACATTCTTCGGATAAATACGGACAGATGCCGCCGGAGTTGGCCCTGCCCGAACAGCTGGTTCCGATAAACCAGTAACATGCGGCGCCATGAGCTCCCCCACTGGGCCCGCAAATGGCCTGCCCGTACGAATGCCGCGACCCCGCCAGACCGGGCGGCACCGCCGACCCGAGCCCGCGGTGGCGCCCGAGGGCGCGCCCGCGCTGGTGCTCGCCGTGCCCGGTGCCCCCTCGGCCGCCTCGCGGGGGCTCGCGGAAGAGATCATCAGCATCGGCCGCTCCGAGCTGCCCGGCCTCGACGCCCGCGTCGGCTTCCTGGACGGTGACGACGCCACCGAGTTCCCGTCCCTGTCCGGCGTACTGGACTCCGTGGCGCGGGACCGTGCGGCGCGCGCGGAGTTCGCCCGCGAAGCGGGGCAGGAGGTGCCCGCGCCGACCGGCCCGGACGCCGTGGTCGTGCCCCTGCTGGCCGGTCCCGACGGGGACCTGCTGCGCCGGGTGCGCCAGGCCCTGATGGACTCCTCGGCCGCCGCCGAACTGGCCGACGCGCTCGGTCCGCACCCCCTGCTCGCCGAGGGGCTGCACGTGCGGCTGTCCGAGGCCGGCCTCGCCCGCGCCGACCGGGCCAGGCTCTTCAGCGTGACCACCGCCGCCGACGGCATCGTCCTGGTCACCACCGGTGGCGAGGAGGCCGTCAAGGCGGCCGGCATCACCGGCATGCTGCTGGCCGCCCGGCTCGCGGTGCCCGTGATGGCCGCCGCGCTGGACGAGGAGGGCGCCGTGGCCGCGACCGCCGACCAGCTGCGCCGCGAGGGTTCGGCCCAGCTCGCGCTGGCTCCCTACCTGATCGGGCCGGAGGCCGCCGAAGGGCTCCTGGAGACCGCCTGCAAGGAGGCCGGCTGCAGCGCCGCCGACGTGCTCGGCGCGTACCCGGCGCTCGGCAAGCTGGCCGTGGCGCAGTACTCCGCCGCCCTGGGCATCAACCAGGGCGCCGCCGCTCACTGATCCGACCGCTCATGCCGTACGCGAGAGGGCCCGCGCCCCGGGATGGCGGATTCCGGGGCGCGGGCCCTCTCGCGTACGGCCGGCGGTGTCAGCCGAAGACCACGCAGGTGGCGGCGGGCACCGCCACCGAGCCGGCCCGGCGCGGCTGACCGGTCAGCTGGTCCACGTCGAACCAGGTGACGTCCCCGGAGCGCTCGTTGGCCGCGTACAGCCGGCGCCCGGACGGGTCGACGGCCAGGTCCCGGGGCCAGCTGCCCCCGCACGGCACAGTGCCCGTGAGCTGCGGCTTCTCCGCGCCCCCGGCGAGGGAGAAGGTGGCGACGGTGTCGGCGCCGCGGACGGCCGCCCACACGAAACGGCCGTCGGGCGAGGTCACCACCGCGGAGGGGTAGGCCGCTCCGGCCCCTGGAGCGCCCGTGGAGGCAACCGGAACC carries:
- a CDS encoding vWA domain-containing protein encodes the protein MKSHEERTPAAPRAAGTARRARPARRRTYARLTAALLAGGVLLTGCGSGGSNRAAERGTKGTDSRPRPAATFPGGEGLQGESDGRRASAPPADYLSTFALDVDTASYGYARRTLADGKLPDPATVRPEEFVNSFRQDYREPDGDGFSVTVDGARTTDANWALVRVGLATRTANQGGSEGEEARPPAALTFVVDVSGSMAEPGRLDLVRTSMNLMTDQLREDDSVAVVTFSGKAQTRLPMTRVEGHRDQIHRVVGALATADSTNVEAGVTRGYEVAVKSLRPGATNRVVLLSDALANTGATSADAILKRIADARTEHGITLFGVGVGSEYNDAFMERLADKGDGHTTYVSDTEGARKVFCEDLPAQVRLRARDAKAQVSFDPQNVERFRLIGYDDRRVADDEFRDDTVDGGEVGAGHTVTALYAVRLRPGAAGHLATATVRWLDPGTRAPHEESGRMEAAALWGDLWTGAPPRLQLTAVAAYFASALREREGDWERLPGAVPLAGLAGHAERLAGRTEDPAVRQLALAVQQAGRLTG
- a CDS encoding uracil-DNA glycosylase, producing MAARPLNEIVEPGWARALEPVATQIAAMGAFLRAEIAAGRTYVPAGANVLRAFQQPFDEVKVLIVGQDPYPTPGHAIGLSFSVAPEVSPWPPSLDNIFRELHADLGTGRPLNGDLTPWTRQGVLLLNRSLTTAPRKPNAHRGKGWEAVTEQAIRALAARGKPLVSVLWGREARNLRPLLGELPAVESVHPSPMSADNGFFGSRPFSRTNDLLVRQGARPVDWRLPAAG
- a CDS encoding sirohydrochlorin chelatase, which gives rise to MSSPTGPANGLPVRMPRPRQTGRHRRPEPAVAPEGAPALVLAVPGAPSAASRGLAEEIISIGRSELPGLDARVGFLDGDDATEFPSLSGVLDSVARDRAARAEFAREAGQEVPAPTGPDAVVVPLLAGPDGDLLRRVRQALMDSSAAAELADALGPHPLLAEGLHVRLSEAGLARADRARLFSVTTAADGIVLVTTGGEEAVKAAGITGMLLAARLAVPVMAAALDEEGAVAATADQLRREGSAQLALAPYLIGPEAAEGLLETACKEAGCSAADVLGAYPALGKLAVAQYSAALGINQGAAAH